A stretch of DNA from Candidatus Hydrogenedens sp.:
AATTTCTTTTTGGGTTCGATGGCGGGTGCTTGATAGAAAAGGCGTTGGGATATTGCTTCTACACAACGACTTGCAGGGGCATTGGGATAGGTAATAAAGAAGGGCTGACTTTGCATAATGGACTGGTTCACATGGGTATCGCGGACGATATGTCCCAGATAAATTAATCCACGCCCTAAGTATTGTTGAGCCACATTTGTTAATTTGGTTGCCACGGCTTGTGCCTGTGCGGAGTTAATTACCATGTTTACAATCAATTTTATAACGGCATCACTTCTTTGATAATGGATAGTTTTCAGCATAGCATAAGCATCTACAATTGAAGAGGGTTCCGGTGTGGTTACTAACAGTACCTCATCGGCAGATGTGCAAAATGAAACCGTGTTTTTGCCAATTCCTGCCATAGTATCTAATAGTAAGAAATCACTTCGTTCACAGAGCGACATTAACGCTTCAACCAGTCGGTCACGGTCACGGTCTACAAGGTCTGCAATGCGAGATAGCCCTGACGAGCCTGGGACTACTTCCAGACCTAAAGGTGCCTTTATGACTACTTCTTCTAATGTTTTCGTCCCTTCAATTACATGCGCCAGATTATAAAACGAGTGCAGACCCATTAAAACCTCGACATTGCCTAAACCTAAATCGGTATCTACAAGAACTACACGGGCTCCTTGTGTGGCTAAAGCCAGAGCCAGATTTACACTGACACTGGTCTTCCCTACACCTCCTTTTCCACTTGTGATAGCAATCACTCGACATTGTTTTTTTGTCTGTCCTGCCAATTTCCTTAATTTTTCTGCCTGGTCAGCCACGATTTCTTTTTCCTTCTATTAATAATTCAACAATTCCGCCCGGAGTTGCCAGAGTAAAATCGTCCGGGACATTTTGTCCATGTGTCAGGTAACCCACAGGCAAACCTGTTTCTAAAATCAAACTTATCATAGAGCCAAAACGGCGGGTTTCATCTAATTTTGTAAAAACAAGACTTGTCGGGTTGAGAGAAGAAAAGCCGGCTACACTGTATCTCAAATCCTCTAACGGTGTGTGTGCTCCGAGAACAAGCATCGTTTCATACGGTTTTATTATCTGTAATATTTCACGAAGTTCTTTGACCTGCCGTGTATTGAAAGGGCTATTGCCGGCTGTATCTAAAAATATCAGGTCATATTTTGAATATTCCTGCATTGTTTCCCATGCGGTTTTCTTGTCATCAATAATTTTTAGAGGAACACCAATGATTTGTGCGTAAATTTTTAATTGTTCTGTTGCACCGACACGGTAGGTATCTGTGGAGGCAAGGGCTACCCGCACTTTCTCATGAATGGCAAAATGAGCCGATATTTTTGCCAACGAGGTTGTTTTTCCAACACCTGTGGGTCCACAAAAGACAATCCATCGAGGGACACCACTACAAACCGGGATGCCATTGGTGGTAATAATTCGTTTCCTCAATTCCAGAGCCAAGCGTTCGATAAATATTTTAGGGTCGCGAGCATGTTCCGGGCTCATATTTTGAAGGACCGTATGTATCAAATCCGCAGACAATCGTTTGGACATTCCTTGCTGGACAAGGTCTTTATAAAAAGGAATTATTTCATTGGGTATTCCTGTGGGTGCAGTTTCTACAGACATGACCTGTAAAAGTTCTCGAATTTCTCGTAATGCTTTTGCAATATCTTCTCGGGGTGGGGCTTCTTGTAATTTCTCTTTAGGGAAAGGAACCACAGGTGTTTCTGCTTCGCCGGAAACCTTTGCTTTTTGGGGAATTGTGCTTTCTACTTCAGTAATGGGTTTTTGCTTCAATCGTTGTTGTGTTTCACGAATGATACGCTCAAATTCTTCGATTTTTTTCTTCTTTGTCTCGTCCTCTGTAACCGTTGAAGTAGAATGTTCGAGATATTTCTTTTCAACAATGGATTTTTTTCGTTCTTCGGGCAAGTTTGTTTCTGGCACCGAAACGGTTACTTCATAAGTTTTTTGTCCGAACCAGCCCCGTATCCCTTTTTCATACACTTCTTGTGTCCCAACAACAATAGCCTGTGGACCAAACAATTCATGGATTTTGTTGGCGACTTCGCTTAGATGTTTGCATCGTATTTTAAAAAACTTATTTCCCATTACACCTCGATTTGTCCTTCAATCTCTACTTTAACGGAACTATCTATTTCATTATACGAAAGAACGCGTATTTTTGGTAATTTCCGTTCTAAAATTCGGTATAGGAAACGACGCACATTAGCCGTGCAAACGACAATAGGTTCATATCCTTCCAGCACAAGACGCTGAATGGCTTTGGCTGTATTTTCACAAATTTGTTGGGAACGTTGAGGTGAAACGGGGATATATTCTCCCCCTTCTCCTCTTTTTACAGCATCTAATATTTCCTGTTCCAGCGAGGGGGAAAGGGTAACAATTCGTAGTTTATTATTTTCATCTACAAGTGGTGCGCAAATAGTTCGTGCCAAAGCATGACGGACATATTCGGTTAACACATCGGTATCTTTGGTCCTCGGTCCGTAATCACATAAAACCTCACATATAACCTCGAGATTACGAATGGAAACACGCTCCCGAAGCAAATTCTGCAATACTTTTTGAACTTCACCATAGGAAAGGATATTCGGGACAAGTTCATCTACCACAGTAGGCGATGTTTGTTTTAACCGTTTTAACAGTCGTTGCACTTCTTCACGCGTTAATAATTCTCCTGCATGGGTAGAAAGAATTTCGGAAAGGTGTGTTGCCAGCACGGCGGAAGGCTCTACTACGGTATAGCCGGCACTTTCTGCTTGTTCCTTTTGACTTGCCGTCACCCATAAGGCTGGAAGCCCAAAAGCAGGTTCTGTAGTTTCAATCCCCTGTATATTCTCATCAACAATTCCCGGGTTCATGGCAAGGTAATGGTCAGGGAGTATTTCATAAGAGCCAACTGTGGCTTCACGAATTTTAATACAGTATTGGTTGGGTTTTAATAGGAGATTATCCACAATGCGAACGACAGGCACGACAAAACCCATTTGCACCGCCATTTGCTCACGGATTTTCTGAACCCGTGAAAGCAAATCCCCACCTTGAGAGCGGTCTGCTAATTTTATAAGAGCAAAACCCAATTCAACCTTAATAGGGTCAATGGTGAGCAATGCCTCGGCTCGTTCTGTGGGGCTTTCGGGCTTTTCTTTTGCTTTTTTGCTGATTTCTTCTTCCTGTTTTGCTTTTACTTCCTTTTCCCTTTGCACCTGAACCGACATATAGGCAATAAATCCGAGAACAAGAGCAACCATAATGAAAGGACCA
This window harbors:
- a CDS encoding flagellar biosynthesis protein FlhA — its product is IFVGIVIFIILVVIQFVVITRGATRISEVAARFTLDAMPGKQMGVDSDLNAGLITEEQARQRRRDIEREADFYGAMDGATKFVRGDAIAGLIITIVNISVGLVMGVLMNGMSLADAARIYTQLTIGDGLVSQIPALMISTAAGLVVTRTVSEENSLGADFTIQFSRYPRALGVAAGLLALFGIVPGMPFGPFIMVALVLGFIAYMSVQVQREKEVKAKQEEEISKKAKEKPESPTERAEALLTIDPIKVELGFALIKLADRSQGGDLLSRVQKIREQMAVQMGFVVPVVRIVDNLLLKPNQYCIKIREATVGSYEILPDHYLAMNPGIVDENIQGIETTEPAFGLPALWVTASQKEQAESAGYTVVEPSAVLATHLSEILSTHAGELLTREEVQRLLKRLKQTSPTVVDELVPNILSYGEVQKVLQNLLRERVSIRNLEVICEVLCDYGPRTKDTDVLTEYVRHALARTICAPLVDENNKLRIVTLSPSLEQEILDAVKRGEGGEYIPVSPQRSQQICENTAKAIQRLVLEGYEPIVVCTANVRRFLYRILERKLPKIRVLSYNEIDSSVKVEIEGQIEV
- a CDS encoding MinD/ParA family protein — encoded protein: MADQAEKLRKLAGQTKKQCRVIAITSGKGGVGKTSVSVNLALALATQGARVVLVDTDLGLGNVEVLMGLHSFYNLAHVIEGTKTLEEVVIKAPLGLEVVPGSSGLSRIADLVDRDRDRLVEALMSLCERSDFLLLDTMAGIGKNTVSFCTSADEVLLVTTPEPSSIVDAYAMLKTIHYQRSDAVIKLIVNMVINSAQAQAVATKLTNVAQQYLGRGLIYLGHIVRDTHVNQSIMQSQPFFITYPNAPASRCVEAISQRLFYQAPAIEPKKKLGFMKRLAQNFGWAVGGEI
- the flhF gene encoding flagellar biosynthesis protein FlhF, giving the protein MGNKFFKIRCKHLSEVANKIHELFGPQAIVVGTQEVYEKGIRGWFGQKTYEVTVSVPETNLPEERKKSIVEKKYLEHSTSTVTEDETKKKKIEEFERIIRETQQRLKQKPITEVESTIPQKAKVSGEAETPVVPFPKEKLQEAPPREDIAKALREIRELLQVMSVETAPTGIPNEIIPFYKDLVQQGMSKRLSADLIHTVLQNMSPEHARDPKIFIERLALELRKRIITTNGIPVCSGVPRWIVFCGPTGVGKTTSLAKISAHFAIHEKVRVALASTDTYRVGATEQLKIYAQIIGVPLKIIDDKKTAWETMQEYSKYDLIFLDTAGNSPFNTRQVKELREILQIIKPYETMLVLGAHTPLEDLRYSVAGFSSLNPTSLVFTKLDETRRFGSMISLILETGLPVGYLTHGQNVPDDFTLATPGGIVELLIEGKRNRG